A window of Hirundo rustica isolate bHirRus1 chromosome 27, bHirRus1.pri.v3, whole genome shotgun sequence contains these coding sequences:
- the LOC120763909 gene encoding feather keratin Cos1-1/Cos1-3/Cos2-1-like produces MSCSEKCQQCRPCDPCCQPCGPCPLASSCTECCVRQCQSSHVVIEPPAVLVTLPGPILSSSPQNTAVGSSTSAAVGNILSCDGVPISSGGFDISCITNCYGGNRCCRSC; encoded by the coding sequence ATGTCCTGCTCTGAGAAGTGCCAGCAGTGCCGGCCCTGTGACccttgctgccagccctgtggcccCTGCCcgctggccagcagctgcactgagtgctgtgtcaggcagtgccagagctccCACGTCGTCATTGAGCcgcctgctgtgctggtgaccctgcccggccccatcctcagctcctccccacaGAACACCGCCGTGggatcctccacctctgctgctgttggcaacATCCTCAGCTGTGACGGAGTGCccatcagctctgggggctTTGACATCTCCTGCATCACCAACTGCTATGGTGGCAACAGATGTTGTCGCTCCTGCTAA
- the LOC120763905 gene encoding feather keratin Cos2-2-like, producing MSCSEKCQQCRPCDPCCQPCGPCPLASSCTECCVRQCQSSHVIIEPPAVLVTLPGPILSSSPQNTAVGSSTSAAVGNILSCDGVPISSGGFDISCITNCYGGNRCCRSC from the coding sequence ATGTCCTGCTCTGAGAAGTGCCAGCAGTGCCGGCCCTGTGACccttgctgccagccctgtggcccCTGCCcgctggccagcagctgcactgagtgctgtgtcaggcagtgccagagctccCACGTCATCATTGAGCcgcctgctgtgctggtgaccctgcccggccccatcctcagctcctccccacaGAACACCGCCGTGggatcctccacctctgctgccgTTGGCAACATCCTCAGCTGTGACGGAGTGCccatcagctctgggggctTTGACATCTCCTGCATCACCAACTGCTATGGTGGCAACAGATGTTGTCGCTCCTGCTAA
- the LOC120763867 gene encoding feather keratin Cos2-2-like, whose translation MSCCRPCDPCCQPCGPCPLASSCNECCVRQCQSSHVIIEPPAVLVTLPGPILSSSPQNTAVGSSTSAAVGNILSCGGVPISSGGFDISCITNCYGNRCCPPC comes from the coding sequence ATGTCCTGCTGCCGGCCCTGTGACccttgctgccagccctgtggcccCTGCCcgctggccagcagctgcaatgagtgctgtgtcaggcagtgccagagctccCACGTCATCATTGAGCcgcctgctgtgctggtgaccctgcccggccccatcctcagctcctccccacaGAACACCGCCGTGggatcctccacctctgctgccgTTGGCAACATCCTCAGCTGTGGTGGAGTGCccatcagctctgggggctTTGACATCTCCTGCATCACCAACTGCTATGGCAACAGATGCTGTCCCCCCTGCTAA
- the LOC131378713 gene encoding feather keratin Cos2-2-like produces the protein MSCCRPCDPCCQPCGPCPLASSCNECCVRQCQSSHVIIEPPAVLVTLPGPILSSSPQNTAVGSSTSAAVGNILSCGGVPISSGGFDISCITNCYGNRCCPPC, from the coding sequence ATGTCCTGCTGCCGGCCCTGTGACccttgctgccagccctgtggcccCTGCCcgctggccagcagctgcaatgagtgctgtgtcaggcagtgccagagctccCACGTCATCATTGAGCcgcctgctgtgctggtgaccctgcccggccccatcctcagctcctccccacaGAACACCGCCGTGggatcctccacctctgctgctgttggcaacATCCTCAGCTGTGGCGGAGTGCccatcagctctgggggctTTGACATCTCCTGCATCACCAACTGCTATGGCAACAGATGCTGTCCCCCCTGCTAA
- the LOC120763861 gene encoding feather keratin Cos2-2-like produces the protein MSCCKPCDPCCQPCGPCPLASSCNECCVRQCQSSHVIIEPPAVLVTLPGPILSSSPQNTAVGSSTSAAVGNILSCDGVPISSGGFDISCITNCYGGNRCYRPC, from the coding sequence ATGTCCTGCTGCAAGCCCTGTgacccctgctgccagccctgtggcccCTGCCcgctggccagcagctgcaatgagtgctgtgtcaggcagtgccagagctccCACGTCATCATTGAGCcgcctgctgtgctggtgaccctgcccggccccatcctcagctcctccccacaGAACACCGCCGTGggatcctccacctctgctgctgttggcaacATCCTCAGCTGTGACGGAGTGCccatcagctctgggggctTTGACATCTCCTGCATCACCAACTGCTATGGTGGCAACAGATGTTATCGTCCCTGCTAA
- the LOC120763893 gene encoding feather keratin Cos2-2-like — protein sequence MSCSEKCQQCRPCDPCCQPCGPCPLASSCTECCVRQCQSSHVIIEPPAVLVTLPGPILSSSPQNTAVGSSTSAAVGSILSCDGVPISSGGFDISCITNCYGGNRCCRSC from the coding sequence ATGTCCTGCTCTGAGAAGTGCCAGCAGTGCCGGCCCTGTGACccttgctgccagccctgtggcccCTGCCcgctggccagcagctgcactgagtgctgtgtcaggcagtgccagagctccCACGTCATCATTGAGCcgcctgctgtgctggtgaccctgcccggccccatcctcagctcctccccacaGAACACCGCCGTGggatcctccacctctgctgccgTTGGCAGCATCCTCAGCTGTGACGGAGTGCccatcagctctgggggctTTGACATCTCCTGCATCACCAACTGCTATGGTGGCAACAGATGTTGTCGCTCCTGCTAA